The sequence below is a genomic window from Desulfallas thermosapovorans DSM 6562.
AACCATGGCAAAGGCGAAATTTGAGCGGACCAAACCGCACGTAAACATTGGTACCATCGGCCACGTGGACCACGGCAAGACCACCCTTACCGCAGCTATCACCACCATACTGTCCACAGTGGGTGGCGCCACAGTAAGGAAATACGACGAAATTGACAACGCCCCGGAAGAAA
It includes:
- a CDS encoding GTP-binding protein; this translates as MAKAKFERTKPHVNIGTIGHVDHGKTTLTAAITTILSTVGGATVRKYDEIDNAPEEKERGITINTSHVEYETEKRHYAHVDCPGHADYVKNMITGAAQMDGSILVVSAADGP